A stretch of DNA from Desulfurobacteriaceae bacterium:
TGGAGATTCCCAATTCACAGCTTCAACCTTTAAAAGGGCAAAATACTTTTCTCCTTCCTTTGGAGGTCTAACTTCTCCTGCGATAGTATCTCCTGTTTTTAGTCCGAGTTTTCTTATTTGAGAAGGGGATACATAAATGTCGTCAGAGCTCGGTAAATAATTATTCTCTGGAGAACGTAAAAAACCAAAACCGTCAGGTAAAACTTCCAGTACCCCTACTTTAAAGATAGCACCTCTTCTTTCTGCATTTTTCTCCAAAATCTGCTTTATAAGTTTTTGCTTTTTTGCTCCCTTTACTTCCGCTCCTAAGGATTTAGCAATTTTCCTGAGGTCAAAAATGCTCATTTTCTGGAGCTTATCAATAGTCAATCCTTCAATAGTATTTTCCGCCATACAGAATCCTCCGAAATTTTGTTAGTTTAGATGTGATTTTTTGGAGCTGCAACCTTTGCTATCCATATGCTGAGTTCATAAAGACCAAGAAGGGGTAATGCCATCATTATTTGGGAAAAGACGTCAGGAGGAGTTAAAACAGCTGCTAATGTGAATATTATCAGTATAGCATATTTTCTGTTTCTCTCTAAGAAAAGATAATTTATTATTCCTAATTTTGAAAGCAACCATACTACTACAGGAAGAAGAAATACAAACCCAAAAGCAAGTATCATCTGGATAACAAAAGATATATAACTACCAACAGTAATTTGCGGGGTTAAAAGGTCATCCATAAAACCAAGTAAAAATCTTAGCCCAAAGGGCAGAATTACAAAGTATGCAAAGGAAGCGCCTGTAAAGAAAGAAAAGATTGATGCAAATACAAACGGAATGAAGAACTTTTTTTCATGCTCGTAAAGAGCAGGTTCTATATACTTCCAAGCTTGATAAAGGACAAAAGGAAGAGCTATTAATACTCCTGCAAAGAAAGAGACTTTCAGCGCTGTAAAGAAAGCCTCTGGTGGAGAAAGGAAAATAAGCTTTCCTCTAAGGTCTAGAGGTAAAGGTTTTTCCAAAAAGAGTAAAATATCCTTCTTAAAAGGCCAAGCTACTAGAAAACCGATAACAATAGCGGCTATTGATTTAAAAATCCTTTGCCTTAATTCCTCTATGTGTTCACTTACCGGTAATTCTTCTTCAGGAGAAACCTTTCTTTTCGACATCTTGATGTCTTTATTCCTTAACCTTTATTTTTTCGACTTCTTCCTTTTTAGCTTCAGCTACAGTAGTTTTTTCATTATCTTTATCCTTCTTATTGTTTTCTTCCTCGTCTAAAAGACCCGAAGATGCTTTTCTAAACTCATTGATAGCCTTTCCTGTAGATCTTGCAAGTTCAGGAAGTTTCTTTGGACCAAATATCAAAAGCGCAATTACCAAAATTATTATTAGCTCTTGAGTTCCAATACCAAACATTTTTCCTCCAATCTTTAAAAAAGTTTTGTTACCTCTTTCAGATCTTCTAAGAGGACTTCCAGCCCTTTAAAGTCTCTCTTTTCTATTCTCTTAACCACTGCACTACCAACTACGAACCCATCAGGACTATTATACATACTCTTTATATGTTTTCCACTTGCAATGCCAAAACCTACAACAACCTTTTTTCCCGTAATTCTCTTTATCCTGTCTATATCCCTTTCTATACTTTCGTAAGCAAGTTCTTCCCTTTCACCAGTAATGCCGGTTACAGAAACGTAGTATATAAACTCTCCAGAAACTTCTCCGATTTTTCTAACTCTTTCATCAGTACTTGTCGGAGCAGCTAAGAAAACAGGAGAAAGCTTCATAGATTTTACTTTTCTTGCAAAATCTTCTCCCTCTTCTGGAGGAAGGTCTGGAACAATAAACCCGTCCACTCCAGCTTTCAAGGAGTCTCTTATGAATTCTTCCTCTCCATAGACAAAAATGGGGTTATAGTATCCCATAAGAAGTATAGGCTTTTCAGGTTCAAATTCCCTTATTTTTCTTACAAGGTCTAGAACTTTTTTTGTAGTTGCTCCAGCGTGCAACGCCCTTTCATGGGCTTTCTGAATAGTTGGACCGTCAGCTAACGGATCTGAAAACGGCATACCAATTTCAACCATATCGGCATAACGAAGGATAATCTTAAAAACTTCCAACGATTCTTGGCAGTTAGGATCACAAGCTGTAGCATAAACTATAAGTGGCTTTTCTCCTTTCTCC
This window harbors:
- the trpA gene encoding tryptophan synthase subunit alpha, which encodes MERIRNCFEQLKEKGEKPLIVYATACDPNCQESLEVFKIILRYADMVEIGMPFSDPLADGPTIQKAHERALHAGATTKKVLDLVRKIREFEPEKPILLMGYYNPIFVYGEEEFIRDSLKAGVDGFIVPDLPPEEGEDFARKVKSMKLSPVFLAAPTSTDERVRKIGEVSGEFIYYVSVTGITGEREELAYESIERDIDRIKRITGKKVVVGFGIASGKHIKSMYNSPDGFVVGSAVVKRIEKRDFKGLEVLLEDLKEVTKLF
- the tatA gene encoding twin-arginine translocase TatA/TatE family subunit yields the protein MFGIGTQELIIILVIALLIFGPKKLPELARSTGKAINEFRKASSGLLDEEENNKKDKDNEKTTVAEAKKEEVEKIKVKE
- the tatC gene encoding twin-arginine translocase subunit TatC, with the translated sequence MSKRKVSPEEELPVSEHIEELRQRIFKSIAAIVIGFLVAWPFKKDILLFLEKPLPLDLRGKLIFLSPPEAFFTALKVSFFAGVLIALPFVLYQAWKYIEPALYEHEKKFFIPFVFASIFSFFTGASFAYFVILPFGLRFLLGFMDDLLTPQITVGSYISFVIQMILAFGFVFLLPVVVWLLSKLGIINYLFLERNRKYAILIIFTLAAVLTPPDVFSQIMMALPLLGLYELSIWIAKVAAPKNHI